The region AATACTAGATAATAACGATTTAGAGCGCGAACGTGGTATTACCATTTTAGCAAAAAATATTTCGGTACAATACAAAGGTTACAAAATTAATATTATTGATACCCCTGGTCACGCGGATTTTGGCGGTGAGGTAGAGCGTGTATTAAACATGGCTGACGGTGTATTATTATTAGTAGATGCTTTTGAAGGCCCGATGCCACAAACTCGTTTTGTATTACAAAAAGCGTTGGCATTAGGTAAAAAACCTATTGTAGTTATTAACAAAGTAGATAAACCAAACTGCCGTCCTGATGAAATTCACGATGCTGTTTTTGATTTATTCTTTAATTTAGATGCAACTGAAGCACAATTAGACTTCCATACTATTTATGGTAGCTCTAAACAAGGTTGGATGGGTAGAGATTGGAAAAATCCTACTGAAGACTTTACATCATTATTAGATGATATTATTTCTGAAATTCCTGAACCACACGTGGAAGAAGGTAATTTACAAATGCAAATTACTTCACTGGATTATTCTTCATTTACCGGAAGGATAGCTATTGGACGTATTTTACGTGGCAGTATAAAAGTAAATCAACCTATTAGCTTAGTAAAACGCGATGGTTCAGTACAAAAATCACGTGTAAAAGAACTTTACGTTTTTGAAGGCTTAGGTAAAATGAAAGTAGAAGAAGTAGGTGCCGGAGATATTTGTGCTATTATGGGTATTGAAGGTTTCGAAATTGGTGATACTGTTGCTGATTTTGAAAATCCGGAAGGCTTAACACCAATTAATATTGATGAGCCAACTATGAATATGTTATTCTGTATCAATAACTCTCCTTTCTTTGGTAAAGATGGAAAATTTGTTACTTCTCGCCATTTACGTGACCGTTTGTTCCGTGAATTAGAGAAAAACTTAGCATTACGCGTTGAAGAAACAGGACAAGCGGATTCTTATTTAGTTTTTGGCAGAGGTATTCTTCACTTATCGGTTTTAATTGAAACCATGAGACGTGAAGGTTACGAATTACAAGTTGGACAACCACAAGTAATTATAAAAGAAATTGATGGCGTTAAATGTGAGCCTATGGAGATTCTTACCGTTGATGTTCCTTTGGAAGTATCAGGTAAAGTAATTGAATTAGTAAGTCAACGTAAAGGCGATATGATAATAATGGAGCCTAAAGGTGATTTAACCCATTTAGAATTTGAAATTCCTTCGCGTGGTATTATTGGTTTACGTAACAACGTATTAACTGCTACTGCCGGTGAGGCTATTATGGCTCACCGTTTCAAAGCATTTGAGCCTTGGAAAGGTCCAATACCTTCTCGTTTAGCTGGTGTTATGATTAGTGGTGAGCAAGGTACTGCCATTGCTTACTCTATTGATAAATTACAAGACAGAGGTAGTTTCTTCGTAGAAGCCGGTGACGAAATTTACATGGGTCAGATTATTGGTGAAAACAATCGCCAGGACGACTTAGTGGTAAACATTACCAAAGAGAAAAAATTAACCAATATGCGTGCATCAGGAACTGATGATAAAACCCGTATTGCGCCAAAAATTAACTTCTCATTAGAAGAATGTATGGAATATATTCAAGGTGATGAGTACGTAGAAATTACACCTAAATCATTACGTTTACGTAAAATTCACTTAAACGAGAATGACCGTAAACGTTTTAAAAACTCAATGGCTTCTAGCTAATAAACTGTTTTTAAATGGATACTAAAAAGCCAAAGCATAATTGCTTTGGCTTTTTTATTTTATATACTATGTGCTATTGGACTAAAAATGATGTGATTATTCAACGCTCATAACACTACTTTTCTCAAGCAGTATCAATAATACCAACACCATATTATTATAAACCAAACACTTGAAATAATCTTAAAAAATTGTATTGCTTTTTTTTAAAATAAACATACTTTTGCAACCCAACAAAATTAAAACGGTGGTTTTAGCTCAGCTGGTTAGAGCGCCTGATTGTGGTTCAGGAGGTCGTGGGTTCGAGCCCCATATTCCACCCCATTTAAAGCCTTGATATTTTCAAGGCTTTTTTGTTTTTATACCCTCCATTTAGCAACTAATTTCAGCTCATTGCCAAACAGTTAATGCCTTTTGTAAAACTTTAAAACAATGTACTGTTTCTATCAGTAATTAAAGTCTAATTTATTACTTTGCACCTTTTAATCTAAAAATAAATAAACTTAAATACTATATGAATATTAAAGCTACATTTTTATTGTTAGCAGCTCTACTTTTAGCAAACTTAAGCTCAAATGCCCAGTATTGTACTCCAAGTAATGGAGGATGTTTAAGTCCTGAGATAACACAGGTAACTTTTAACACATTAAACGCATCCAATGTGTGTGCTGGTACGAATGGGTATAATTACTATTCACCTTCGGGTGCTTCAACCACTACCCTTACACCGGGCAATACTTATACGCTTACGGTAAGTGTAGCTGCAACTGCCATTGGTTCTGTTTGGATCGATTTTAATAGTGACCAGGTTCTTGATGCGTCTGAGTGGACTCAGTTGGGAACTAGTTTTTCGCCTTCAGCTTCTGTTAACATTACTGTTCCTTCCAATGCAGTAAATGCATTAACTAGAATGAGGATTAGAACAAGGGCTACTTCCAACAACAATGGTTCAACAGATGCCTGTACTACTTTTGGATCAGGAGAAACTGAGGATTATGATATTACTATTGGTACACCTGTTCCTCCACCTGTTTTAGGCCCATTGCCAACTATTACATCTATTTCGCCAATTATTGGACCTATTGGTACACTTGATACTATTTACGGAACCAACTTTAATACGACAGCGGCTAATAATACGGTAACCTACGGAAGTGTAAATGCAAATATAGTAAGTGCATTAGCCAACAGACTGGTTGTAAATGTGCCTCAGGGTATAGTTAACAGACCTATTACTGTAAATACAAATGGTTTGACTGCTTTTTATCAAAATGCTTTTTTACCTACATTTACTAATGCTGCACCTATTAATAACTCAACAAGTTTTACCATTCAAACACAGTTAAGTACCAGTAATTTTTTCTATAAAGTTTTACCTATTGATTTAGATGAAGATGGTAAAATGGACCTTGCAGCATTAAATAATAACGGGCAATTATATTTATTTAAAAACATTGGCAATACCGCTTCATTAAGTGGTAGTAGCTTTGCTCCACCATTAGTAATAGCGGTTAGTGTGTATGCACAAAATTTATTTGTGGCCGATGCTGATGGAAATGGAAAATTAGATTTTGTACTGACCAATCCGGGTATCAGTTCTTTTTCTGTTATCAGAAATTTAATTCCTAAAAATACAACGGTATACTCTACTGCCATGCTAAGTGGCAGGTATGATTATACTATCAATGCACCTTATTTCTTTGATGCCAGTGATTTGGATGGTGATGGAAAGGCTGACTTTGTTTTTAGTAATTACAGCAATTATACAGTGAGTGTATTAAGAAACACCGGTTACCCGGGTACAGTTTTATTTGCTCCAACAATTACTTATAGTACCGGTAGTTCTCCTTATGGTATGGCCATTGCCGATATTGATAACGATGGGAAAAAAGAAATTATTACCGCCAATCTTTCTTCGAATAACTTAAGCATATTTAAAAACAACTGTACATCAGGAACCATCGCTTTTGGTACTGCTGTTAGTATTCCTACGGCTTCAAGCCCTTACGATATAGATGTGGCTGACTTTGACGGTGATGGTAAAACGGATATAGTGGTGGTGAATCAAAATATCAATTCTATTTCTATTTTCAAAAATAGCGGTTCTACGGCTTCCTTATCTACAGCATCATTCAATACACGTGTTGACTATGCTACGATAGGCAGTGGCTCTCCTTCAAACGTAAGAGTAGGCGAATTAAACGGTGATGGTAAACCTGATATTGTTGTAGTATATAATAATGCTTCTTACTTTAGTGTTTGGCAAAATAATTTTACCTTAGGATCCATTAATTCACTGTCGTTACAAACAAGAGTTGATGTAAGTACACTTAATTTTGCTGGAGCTACACCGGCCATTTGCGACTTGGATAACGACAATAGAAGTGATTTGACTTTTGTTTCTCCATCAAACACATCTGGTATTACCTTTTTTAAAAATCAAATAGGTGTATTCAGGGTAAATACTTTATCCACTACTGTTTTTAATGCAGGTGCCAGTATCAGTATTCCTTTTACATCAACCTTAACAATAAATCCAGGTAATATTTTTACAGCCCAACTATCTGATAGCAGTGGCAGCTTTGCAAGCCCTGTTAATTTGGGTTCTATTATAGGTACCTCGTCTAATACAATAACTGGTACTATTCCCGGCAATGCTATACCGGGCCTTAATTACAGAATTCGTATTATATCTACTTCGCCCGGCTTTATTTCCGATGTTAGCGCGGCTGTCAGAATAATTATTCCGGCCAGTATTACTTCAATAAGTCCAAGAGTTGCAAGCCCGGGAGCACAGATTACGATAACAGGTACCAACTTTAGCCCTATACTGGCTGAAAACATAGTTTATTTTGGTGCACAAAAAGCTATAGTAACCGGTGCCACAACAACAACTTTAACTGCTACAGTTCCTGTATCAGCTACTGAGGCCAATGTTTCAGTAACGGTATTAGCAAATATTGCTTACTCATCACAACATTTTAGTCCAACATTTGTGGGCAATGGAATCATTAACTCTTCAACTCTTGGTGCTTCTACCAGTTTTTCATTGGGAACAAGTCCATTAACAGTTGAGGCATGTGATATAACCAACGATGGTAAACCGGATATTATTGTTCCTATTAATGGTCCTTCTAACCCAAGTAACAATATATTCCTGAAAAATACAGCAACTGCAGGTATTATTAATGTAAGCAGTTTTGCAGGTGGTACTGCACAAGCTACCGCAGGAACTGCATGGGCAAGCCAAATGGTAGATTTAGATGGTGACGGTTTAAAAGATTTA is a window of Bacteroidota bacterium DNA encoding:
- the typA gene encoding translational GTPase TypA, whose amino-acid sequence is NIAIIAHVDHGKTTLVDKILHQTQLFRENQQTGDLILDNNDLERERGITILAKNISVQYKGYKINIIDTPGHADFGGEVERVLNMADGVLLLVDAFEGPMPQTRFVLQKALALGKKPIVVINKVDKPNCRPDEIHDAVFDLFFNLDATEAQLDFHTIYGSSKQGWMGRDWKNPTEDFTSLLDDIISEIPEPHVEEGNLQMQITSLDYSSFTGRIAIGRILRGSIKVNQPISLVKRDGSVQKSRVKELYVFEGLGKMKVEEVGAGDICAIMGIEGFEIGDTVADFENPEGLTPINIDEPTMNMLFCINNSPFFGKDGKFVTSRHLRDRLFRELEKNLALRVEETGQADSYLVFGRGILHLSVLIETMRREGYELQVGQPQVIIKEIDGVKCEPMEILTVDVPLEVSGKVIELVSQRKGDMIIMEPKGDLTHLEFEIPSRGIIGLRNNVLTATAGEAIMAHRFKAFEPWKGPIPSRLAGVMISGEQGTAIAYSIDKLQDRGSFFVEAGDEIYMGQIIGENNRQDDLVVNITKEKKLTNMRASGTDDKTRIAPKINFSLEECMEYIQGDEYVEITPKSLRLRKIHLNENDRKRFKNSMASS